From the Oxalobacter vibrioformis genome, the window TTCAGACTGCTGACAAACCCCATTTTTTTCGAAGTGGGGTTTTTTCATTGGCGCATTATCGGGAGATCAAAACAAAATTAAAATAGCTATCACATTTTCCATTAAGCCCCCTTGGCCGAAATATCCCAATGACAAGGCCGAATCTTCCCGGGAAATGGCGCAAAAAAGCAAGGCTTGCTGCCTCAAGCAGGCGTGCCATCTTCTTCATGTTCTGACACGCTGCCGCTAAAAGCGCCTGCCCCTTCACTTTCGATAAACCACGGTAACGCGCATAACGGTGACCGTGCAACTCTTTCGCATCCGCAAAACTGCGCTCTACCGTTTCCTGTCGCCGACGGTAAATCGCCTTGCCCTTTGCCGTCAGGCGATTGTCATGAACCTGTTCCTTGAAGCCCTGCCAAATATGCCGGGTGATCAGTTTTATCTGGTTGCGGCTCTGGGTACACTGCATAAGAAAGGCGCAGTCCGTACATTGCCCTTGTTGAGAGGCATATTCCCGGTACCCTGAACGGTTGGTCGTACGGTAAGGTAAAAGCTTTCCATTGGGACAGAGATAACAGTCTCCTTGAGGGTCATAGCTGTACTGCCGCTTGTAAAAGTAGCCCGCCTTGTGATTCGGACGACGGTAACCGATAACGCCGTATATGCCTCGCTCTATGAGTCCCTTGGCTATGTGTGGTGTGTCATAACCTGCATCCAAGCCTACGGCCTGTATCTCAAATCCAAAACGTGACTGCATCCTGTCAAGACGCTTCAGGTAAGGAACACTGTCATGGACATTTCCCGGCGTCACATGGGTGTCTGTGATCAGGGCGTACTTGCCGTCAACGGTGCGGTGGTCCAGGTAGTAAAAACCTTTGGGCTTGCCATCACGAACAAGGTAGCCAGCATCAGGGTCTGCCGGGCTGACTTTGATTTCTTTTTGTGAGGGCGGTTCGTCGTCTCTGTCTGAAAGGGGATTTTTGCCATGGGAATAACGGTCGGCTTCTATGGCGCTGTTGAGTTCTGCAAGGTAGGCAACGGGCTTTTGCTCAACAAGGTGACGTTCGTGACGGTTCTTGTTGGCCGAGGCTTTGAGGTGTGTGCTGTCACTGTAAAAAACGCGACCGCCTATTAATCCATGACGGATGCACTGCTCAACAATCTCGTCAAAAATGACTTGTTCTATGTCTGTGCCAGCAAAGCGACGACGGCGGTTCTGGGAAAGGGTGCTGGCGTCTGGAACACGGTCTGTCAGGCGTAAGCCTAAAAACCAGCGGTAGGCTACGTTAACCTGAATCTCACGCTCTATCTGGCGCTCTGATCTTATCCCGAATAGGTACCCAATGAAGAGCATCTTGAATAAAACTACGGGATCAAGGGCGGGCCTGCCATTGTCCGCACTGTAAAGATGGGCGGTGTGCTCTCTGATAAAGTCAAAATGGATGTGGCGGTCTATCAGTCTTAATAGATGGTCTTTGGGAACCAGTTCTTCAAGGGTGACCATCTCCAATTCGTGTTGCTGCGGTGTCGGTGTCTTTAGCATCAGAGCCTGCCTTTTATGCGGATATCTATAAGCAATTCCATTAAAGCAAAATCCCCGGCTTAACGCCAGGGACTTTGCAATACTTTGTCAGCAGTCTGAAGCCGGAGAATCCGGCTTTTATCTTTTTGTGACTGCCTGTTACCAGGAATTGCCACCGCGTTTGTGTGTTTCATCCTGTTTGGGCTTTTTGGCCGGAGCAGCCTGTTTGGAAGGACTCTTGGCCGTTTTGCTGTGTTGTGCCGGTTTGGCGGGTTTCTGAGCTTGTTTCTTTTCCATGTTGACCTCCTGTTAAAAGACACTGGTTAGGCGGACACGGAAAAGAAAGATTCCCGGCGCTGTTTCATTGATTGATACAGGACAAGCGGACATAAAACGGACTGCTTTACATTGCCTGCGGCAATGGCACCAAATCCTGCTTATCACCTGCGTTGTGTTCTGCCGGCAAAAGCCGGGTTCTGGCAACCGAATGACTCCTTCGGCCTGAAGCACTGGTTACAGGATATGCAGATGGCACGGCTGGTGTCGCCATCCTTCCACCGGTTCGGCAGGTCCGGCTCCACGATAAGGGGGCGGGAAAGTGCGATGGCTTCCAGTTTGCCCCTGTTTAACCATTCATGGATGCTCTTTGGCGTGCGATAACCGCATACGCTGATGACAGGAACTGAGATCTTTTCTGCTATTGACAGCGCAGCAGAAGCGTAAGGGGTCTCTTCTTCAGGCGTTTTGATCATGGGTACGGCCGACGATTCCGGCGTGACCGAGAGGCCGCCGCTGATTTCAATGGCATGGATGCCCCGGTTTTCCAGCGCCTGACATACCCAAAGACACTCTTCCTGTGTCAGGCCGGGTGTCGTCCTGTCACTGTTGTTGATCTTGATCCAGACAGGATAATCAGGCCCTACCCGTTCCCGGATAGCGTCATAAACCTCCATGACAATCCGGCTTCGTCCGGCAATATCCCCACCATAGGCATCGTCCCGCCTGTTGTAATACGGGCTCAGAAACTGGCTGAGCAGGTAGCCATGTGCTGCATGCAACTGTACGCCGTCAGCGCCCGCTTCCCTGCACCGGGCTGCGGT encodes:
- a CDS encoding IS1182 family transposase; translated protein: MLKTPTPQQHELEMVTLEELVPKDHLLRLIDRHIHFDFIREHTAHLYSADNGRPALDPVVLFKMLFIGYLFGIRSERQIEREIQVNVAYRWFLGLRLTDRVPDASTLSQNRRRRFAGTDIEQVIFDEIVEQCIRHGLIGGRVFYSDSTHLKASANKNRHERHLVEQKPVAYLAELNSAIEADRYSHGKNPLSDRDDEPPSQKEIKVSPADPDAGYLVRDGKPKGFYYLDHRTVDGKYALITDTHVTPGNVHDSVPYLKRLDRMQSRFGFEIQAVGLDAGYDTPHIAKGLIERGIYGVIGYRRPNHKAGYFYKRQYSYDPQGDCYLCPNGKLLPYRTTNRSGYREYASQQGQCTDCAFLMQCTQSRNQIKLITRHIWQGFKEQVHDNRLTAKGKAIYRRRQETVERSFADAKELHGHRYARYRGLSKVKGQALLAAACQNMKKMARLLEAASLAFLRHFPGRFGLVIGIFRPRGLNGKCDSYFNFVLISR
- a CDS encoding NADH:flavin oxidoreductase, encoding MKTLHDPISLGGIATQNRIVRSATFEFSHHAKGDYNPEYARIYETLAKGGVGIIITGMVAVDANSPINAQMIRAYDDQFVPGLRQIVEQVHASKSRLVVQISHCGVHAGHIESGGPRLGASAMQTTSGATVQAMTAEDIAGVAAHFAGTAARCREAGADGVQLHAAHGYLLSQFLSPYYNRRDDAYGGDIAGRSRIVMEVYDAIRERVGPDYPVWIKINNSDRTTPGLTQEECLWVCQALENRGIHAIEISGGLSVTPESSAVPMIKTPEEETPYASAALSIAEKISVPVISVCGYRTPKSIHEWLNRGKLEAIALSRPLIVEPDLPNRWKDGDTSRAICISCNQCFRPKESFGCQNPAFAGRTQRR